From a single Streptomyces sp. NBC_00237 genomic region:
- a CDS encoding MarR family winged helix-turn-helix transcriptional regulator: MMRDGIDGEAPTLDQARRQVEHYGLEVDPQAVLVAVRLISAGARVGRAAEAHFARFGLSTGRYRLLADLEDHGGEKSPSRLAADLDVSRATVTGLLDGLEREGLIVRRPSAEDGRGAVAVLTARGAQRLRDMASEHFGRLEAMVGGLSVEERAVFLDLLARVVRGSAALVAD; encoded by the coding sequence ATGATGAGAGATGGCATCGATGGCGAGGCGCCCACACTGGACCAGGCCAGGCGGCAGGTCGAGCACTACGGTTTGGAGGTCGATCCGCAGGCGGTGCTGGTCGCGGTGCGGCTGATCTCGGCGGGCGCGAGGGTCGGCCGGGCGGCCGAGGCGCACTTTGCCAGGTTCGGCCTGTCGACGGGGCGCTACCGCCTGCTCGCCGACCTCGAAGACCACGGCGGGGAGAAGTCCCCTTCGCGCCTTGCAGCCGACCTTGATGTCTCCAGGGCCACGGTCACCGGCCTGCTGGACGGCCTTGAGCGCGAGGGTCTGATTGTCCGCCGCCCGTCCGCGGAGGACGGCCGGGGCGCGGTGGCCGTCCTGACCGCGCGCGGTGCGCAGCGCCTGCGCGACATGGCGTCCGAGCATTTCGGGCGGCTGGAGGCGATGGTGGGCGGGTTGTCCGTCGAGGAGCGTGCGGTGTTCCTGGATCTGCTCGCCCGCGTCGTGCGCGGCAGTGCGGCCCTGGTCGCTGACTGA
- a CDS encoding winged helix-turn-helix domain-containing protein, whose amino-acid sequence MACRLAGRRDRCLAFQGAVGGGLADEAVLADLAGRGPGAGPAAHGWSEDQRWTLARISVLVARRFPVRFSQPRLSWILGQMGFSVQVPVHRAAERDETLMALWQKETCPRVERR is encoded by the coding sequence CTGGCATGCCGACTGGCGGGCCGGCGGGATCGATGTCTTGCGTTCCAGGGGGCCGTCGGGGGTGGACTCGCGGATGAAGCCGTCCTGGCGGATCTGGCTGGCCGGGGCCCTGGAGCAGGGCCTGCGGCGCACGGGTGGAGTGAGGATCAGCGATGGACCCTGGCCCGGATATCAGTGCTGGTCGCGCGCCGCTTCCCCGTCCGTTTCAGCCAGCCCCGACTGTCCTGGATCTTGGGGCAGATGGGCTTCTCGGTGCAGGTTCCGGTGCACCGGGCGGCCGAGCGCGACGAGACGCTGATGGCGTTGTGGCAAAAGGAGACCTGTCCGCGCGTGGAAAGAAGGTGA
- a CDS encoding DUF5937 family protein, whose translation MIQILLGPDDMARIRFALSPLEELVHSVPVLTGSGQYMAHQPWRARALSSVAGIDLGVLTALAQGPRFIADFLAPPPEAMTGRFTDELDAVASTPAEEVVCSLDELSAGQGLPEPLRPLYQHPERELSRLVSTMAMYWRAAIEPVWPRLRSLSDADVTHRAQQLTTGGLDKVFADLHPEVTYASGELSIDKPRHHAVRSASGAGLLLVPCVFAWPRLLVLHNAPHQPTLTYSPRGIGQLWSAQGDARPQPLAELMGRSRAALLAHLDLPVSTTQLASYLGVSSAAVSQHLAVLRRCDLVTSHRSGRWMLHQRTTLATELLLPGGRPQPR comes from the coding sequence GTGATCCAGATTCTGTTGGGGCCCGACGACATGGCCCGCATACGGTTCGCTCTGTCCCCTTTGGAAGAGCTCGTACACAGCGTTCCCGTACTGACGGGAAGCGGTCAGTACATGGCGCACCAGCCGTGGCGGGCCCGGGCGCTTTCGTCGGTCGCCGGTATCGACCTGGGGGTTCTGACAGCCCTCGCACAGGGGCCCCGCTTCATAGCGGACTTCCTCGCGCCCCCGCCGGAGGCGATGACGGGGCGCTTCACCGACGAACTCGACGCAGTGGCAAGCACCCCCGCTGAAGAGGTGGTGTGCTCTCTCGACGAACTGAGCGCCGGTCAGGGACTGCCGGAGCCACTGCGTCCGCTTTACCAGCACCCGGAGCGCGAGCTTTCACGCCTCGTCTCCACCATGGCCATGTACTGGCGTGCGGCGATCGAACCAGTGTGGCCGCGGCTGCGCTCCCTCAGCGACGCCGATGTCACCCACCGCGCACAGCAGCTCACCACGGGCGGGCTCGACAAGGTCTTCGCGGACCTCCACCCCGAGGTCACCTACGCCTCCGGGGAACTGAGCATCGACAAGCCCCGCCACCACGCGGTGCGCTCCGCGTCCGGCGCCGGCCTGCTACTGGTGCCCTGCGTCTTCGCGTGGCCCCGGCTCCTGGTGCTGCACAACGCACCGCACCAACCCACACTGACGTACTCACCGCGCGGCATCGGCCAGTTGTGGTCCGCCCAGGGCGACGCACGGCCGCAGCCGCTGGCCGAGCTGATGGGCCGCAGCAGGGCGGCTCTCCTGGCGCACCTCGACCTGCCGGTGTCCACCACACAACTCGCCTCCTACCTGGGCGTGAGCAGCGCGGCTGTCAGCCAGCACCTGGCCGTCCTGCGCCGCTGCGACCTGGTCACCTCACACCGCTCGGGACGATGGATGCTGCACCAGCGGACCACCCTCGCGACAGAGCTTCTCCTTCCCGGGGGACGGCCGCAGCCCCGGTGA
- a CDS encoding HEAT repeat domain-containing protein: MLTSEDESHEAVRRLAAGVALDQALDITDPQSWIGLDFGVRNLAWQRPELFHSNASPSGRWLNWNPGASLPTVTWSQKPGTAELALALCHPDGRIREAALDHAEEQPALFALVIIRCADWAVPVRERARALLAKAPPRRLAAHAALILRVGGRSRGDFAQELLAGALRAGPAAQTETLLASGDRATARLAHRVAVERRLLPAARLARLAARHRDVVVQDLCAEAALAALGAGTAEEFTEVVVPLLGSRQPRVRSAGVTALRRAGRHADAEPYLTDQSAVVRACARWVLRQGGTDSAPLYRALCADPSVRPAAAVGLGECGTREDADLIRALLAHPNPRVRACAVAGLRELEAVRVDDVRPLLNDPSAAVVRQATAALLPWADRLPQELLRELLTEDRQRHQRVAAVRLLRALRVHVRL; the protein is encoded by the coding sequence ATGCTGACCAGCGAAGACGAGTCGCACGAGGCTGTCAGGCGGCTGGCCGCCGGAGTTGCCCTGGACCAGGCGCTCGACATAACGGACCCGCAGTCCTGGATCGGCCTTGACTTCGGGGTGCGCAACTTGGCCTGGCAGCGGCCGGAGCTGTTCCACTCGAACGCCTCGCCGTCTGGGCGGTGGCTGAACTGGAATCCAGGCGCCTCGCTGCCCACCGTCACTTGGTCTCAGAAGCCCGGTACTGCCGAACTCGCCCTCGCCCTCTGTCACCCGGACGGCAGAATCCGCGAGGCCGCGCTGGACCATGCCGAGGAGCAGCCTGCTCTGTTTGCACTGGTGATCATCCGCTGCGCGGACTGGGCGGTACCGGTCCGTGAACGGGCCCGCGCGCTCCTGGCCAAGGCGCCACCGCGCCGGCTGGCCGCGCACGCCGCGCTGATCCTGCGGGTCGGCGGCCGCTCACGGGGCGACTTCGCCCAGGAGCTGCTGGCCGGGGCGCTGCGCGCGGGCCCGGCCGCCCAAACCGAGACGCTGCTCGCCAGTGGCGACCGGGCCACGGCCCGCCTCGCGCACCGCGTCGCCGTCGAGCGTCGGCTACTTCCCGCGGCGCGGCTCGCTCGGCTCGCCGCCCGCCACCGCGACGTCGTCGTGCAGGACCTCTGCGCTGAAGCGGCCTTGGCCGCCCTCGGTGCGGGGACCGCCGAGGAGTTCACCGAGGTCGTGGTGCCGCTCCTCGGGTCCCGGCAGCCCCGGGTCAGGTCGGCGGGGGTGACCGCGCTGCGCCGGGCCGGGCGGCACGCAGACGCCGAGCCGTACCTCACCGACCAATCCGCCGTGGTGCGGGCATGCGCCCGGTGGGTGCTGCGGCAGGGCGGCACCGACTCGGCACCGCTGTACCGCGCGCTGTGTGCCGACCCTTCGGTCCGGCCCGCCGCCGCAGTGGGTCTCGGCGAGTGCGGGACGCGCGAGGACGCGGACCTGATCCGGGCGCTCCTCGCGCACCCGAACCCGCGCGTGCGTGCCTGCGCGGTGGCCGGGCTGCGGGAGCTGGAGGCGGTGCGCGTCGATGACGTACGACCGCTCCTGAACGACCCGTCGGCGGCAGTGGTCCGGCAGGCAACCGCGGCCCTGCTGCCGTGGGCCGACCGCCTACCGCAGGAGCTGCTGCGGGAACTCCTGACCGAAGACCGTCAGCGCCACCAGCGGGTCGCGGCGGTCCGGCTCCTGCGGGCCCTCAGGGTGCACGTCCGACTCTGA
- a CDS encoding class I SAM-dependent methyltransferase, whose amino-acid sequence MATGAYDSSTARAYVRATDSVFRRDVISHTTRAELGDLRGLSVLDVGCGEGRDARWARAQGAVRVLGVDLSEEMVRMARQRSAGDEHLTFVHGDGTALPDTGRFDVALAVNVLHYALSRDSLARMYQQVYDRMHPGGRLVAVCADSRCDPSRPGPDAYDITIERPAGAEEGAEVRQRFLRDGRPVAEIVYRHWPRDLHERLAHQAGFTHLRWSALRCTADTVPRRGPDRHARYLSNPHLVVLTARVAPR is encoded by the coding sequence TTGGCGACCGGTGCTTACGATTCTTCCACGGCCAGGGCCTATGTCCGGGCCACCGACAGCGTCTTCCGGCGGGATGTGATTTCCCATACGACCCGTGCGGAACTCGGCGACCTGCGGGGGCTGTCCGTGCTGGATGTGGGATGCGGGGAAGGCCGGGACGCACGCTGGGCACGGGCGCAGGGGGCTGTCCGTGTGCTGGGTGTGGACCTCAGCGAGGAGATGGTGCGGATGGCGCGCCAGCGCAGTGCGGGCGACGAGCACCTCACCTTCGTACACGGAGACGGTACGGCTCTGCCGGACACCGGACGGTTCGACGTAGCGCTGGCCGTCAACGTTCTGCACTACGCGCTCTCCCGGGACAGTCTGGCCCGCATGTACCAGCAGGTGTACGACCGCATGCATCCCGGGGGCAGGCTGGTTGCCGTGTGCGCCGACTCCCGGTGCGACCCCAGCCGCCCAGGTCCCGACGCCTACGACATCACGATCGAACGTCCCGCAGGAGCCGAGGAAGGCGCCGAGGTCCGCCAGCGCTTTCTGCGTGACGGCCGGCCTGTCGCCGAGATCGTGTACCGCCACTGGCCCCGTGACCTCCATGAACGCCTGGCCCACCAGGCCGGGTTCACCCATCTTCGCTGGAGTGCACTGCGCTGTACGGCCGATACGGTGCCACGCCGTGGCCCAGACCGCCACGCACGCTATCTGAGCAATCCCCACCTGGTGGTGCTGACCGCACGGGTCGCCCCGCGCTGA
- a CDS encoding transposase, producing MAKGDLSARGKKVREQGAWLVLEDESGQSLRPPTACTWPRIGLAPQVKASGKGSGRISLAGMVCARAGERTRLMYRILVHHPGRRSERKGFRERDFARLLDMAHQQIGGNIVLVWDNSSHHKDALMRELLAARAQWLTVFRLPPYAPHLNPAEGVWAHLKNDLGILAARTADHLAELTRTRLKRMQYRPSLLDGFIAETGLTPAPP from the coding sequence GTGGCAAAAGGAGACCTGTCCGCGCGTGGAAAGAAGGTGAGGGAACAGGGTGCGTGGCTGGTGTTAGAGGACGAGTCGGGGCAGTCGCTGCGTCCGCCCACAGCATGTACCTGGCCCCGCATCGGCCTTGCACCGCAGGTGAAGGCGTCGGGGAAGGGCTCGGGAAGGATCTCCCTGGCGGGCATGGTGTGTGCCCGGGCCGGTGAGCGGACCCGGCTGATGTACCGGATCCTGGTGCACCATCCCGGCCGTCGGAGCGAGAGAAAGGGGTTCAGGGAACGGGACTTCGCCCGGCTCCTCGATATGGCCCACCAGCAGATCGGCGGGAACATCGTGCTGGTGTGGGACAACTCCAGCCACCACAAGGACGCGTTGATGCGTGAACTGCTGGCCGCCCGTGCCCAGTGGCTGACCGTCTTCCGGCTCCCGCCGTACGCCCCGCACCTCAACCCGGCCGAAGGCGTCTGGGCCCACCTCAAGAACGACCTGGGCATCCTCGCCGCCCGCACCGCCGACCACCTGGCCGAGCTGACCCGCACCAGACTGAAAAGAATGCAGTACCGGCCCAGCCTGCTCGACGGCTTCATCGCCGAAACCGGCCTCACGCCCGCGCCGCCATGA
- the ltrA gene encoding group II intron reverse transcriptase/maturase produces MNTDELEWALMKAERRVLEIQTKLHRWAVDDSHRRFDDLFNLVADPAFLLVAWDRVRGNKGARTAGVDGKTARSIEAGQGVETFLDKLRTQIRDRSFHPVPVRERMIPKANGKLRRLGIPTVADRVVQASLKLVLEPVFEAEFLPCSYGFRPNRRAHDAIAESRYLASHGYEWVVEGDITACFDEIAHPALMERVRNRIGDKRVLSLVKAFLKSGILSRDGAFTDTRTGTPQGGILSPLLANIALSVLDEHIAQGPGGPDGTSEDRRRRRRRGLPNYRLVRYADDFLVLVFGRREHAEELRDEVAEALKPMGLRLSVEKTKITHIDEGLDFLGWRIQRHWKRGADRQYIYTYPARKSVRSVTGKVKELTGRQNVGLSLESLLHRLNSVLRGWCAYFRPGVSNVAFCYLSHYTWMRVTRWIRRKHPGITWKQLRRRYYGGGWWPVTEEAELFNPAKVSTTRYRYRGKLIPAPWPTTA; encoded by the coding sequence GTGAATACCGACGAGCTGGAATGGGCCTTGATGAAGGCCGAACGCCGGGTACTGGAGATCCAGACCAAGCTGCACCGTTGGGCTGTCGATGATTCTCATCGCAGGTTCGACGACCTGTTCAACCTCGTGGCCGATCCCGCCTTCCTGTTGGTGGCGTGGGACCGTGTCCGGGGAAACAAGGGTGCCCGCACGGCCGGAGTGGATGGGAAGACCGCCCGCTCCATCGAGGCCGGGCAGGGAGTCGAGACGTTTCTCGACAAGCTGCGGACCCAGATCAGAGACCGCAGCTTCCATCCGGTGCCTGTCCGTGAGCGGATGATTCCCAAGGCGAATGGCAAGCTTCGTCGTCTCGGGATTCCGACCGTGGCGGACCGAGTGGTCCAGGCGTCCTTGAAACTGGTGCTGGAGCCGGTATTCGAAGCGGAATTCCTCCCGTGTTCCTATGGGTTCCGCCCGAACCGCCGAGCCCACGATGCGATCGCCGAGAGTCGCTACCTCGCCAGCCACGGATACGAGTGGGTGGTGGAGGGCGACATCACGGCGTGCTTCGACGAGATCGCGCACCCAGCCCTCATGGAACGGGTGCGGAATCGAATCGGGGACAAGCGGGTGCTGTCCTTGGTGAAGGCGTTCTTGAAGTCCGGGATCTTGTCCCGTGACGGAGCCTTCACAGACACACGCACCGGGACCCCGCAGGGCGGGATCCTGTCGCCGCTGCTGGCCAACATCGCACTCTCGGTCCTGGACGAGCACATCGCCCAGGGCCCCGGAGGACCAGATGGCACCTCCGAGGACCGGCGCAGGAGACGGCGCCGAGGATTGCCCAACTACCGGCTGGTCCGGTACGCGGACGACTTCCTCGTGCTCGTCTTCGGGCGCCGGGAACATGCCGAGGAACTACGCGACGAGGTCGCAGAGGCTTTGAAGCCGATGGGCCTTCGCCTGTCGGTGGAGAAGACAAAGATCACGCACATTGACGAGGGCCTTGATTTTCTCGGATGGCGCATCCAGCGCCACTGGAAACGGGGTGCTGACCGGCAGTACATCTACACCTACCCGGCACGGAAGTCAGTACGTTCCGTAACGGGCAAGGTGAAGGAACTGACCGGACGACAGAACGTCGGCCTGTCGCTGGAGTCCTTGCTCCACCGACTGAACTCGGTGTTGCGAGGATGGTGCGCGTACTTCCGTCCCGGAGTGTCGAACGTCGCTTTCTGTTACCTCAGCCACTACACGTGGATGAGGGTGACTCGATGGATCCGGCGCAAACATCCCGGGATTACCTGGAAGCAGCTCCGCCGACGTTATTACGGCGGCGGCTGGTGGCCCGTCACAGAGGAAGCGGAACTGTTCAACCCGGCCAAGGTAAGCACGACCAGATACCGATACCGGGGAAAACTCATTCCGGCTCCGTGGCCCACTACGGCATGA
- a CDS encoding InlB B-repeat-containing protein, whose product MAQNAARPPAVLQHEAVAEDPGILGSRLPESRGRAATSSPNPFLLRSELRKISRKATQQLCVPGGVVRLNLFKDASLKATPSTVEVSDDGTAVSWRGTVASVPGSSVVLDGQNVCGSGAEEPTLSGTVSVPGKLYALEPAGPGQVRAVEYNPGMFEIGEGETRLRSGATGRKTLPVPTPRSHSTARAPRERPGAFASSAAACAAKDYPVIDVMVVWSPKVTSNVGGLKGAEALARQGVGLMNEALANSKVKGRIRLVHTQEMSAYTGGEDDESALSALEKPNDGQLDDINDLRTQYGADLVSMLVTEGSGVGNTPAPPSPRTVNRAFSAVNHTYVANQTMGHEMGHNLGAIHDWVTDDRANMPDRPYNHGYAAPDKAWRTVMAYPAICDGCSRIPYFSNPRVTHPDGQPMGVADGDVNGPVNARPADNARLLGETFSTVADYMTTRTPVELCDVSVSSADAAQGTASTASVGPYAPGTSVTATATPVQGFVFVRWTLDGKPYSTDRRTTVKVAGDHQLVAHFAEGDTPTYRVTTRGDSADGGGVQLSPAGPDFPVGTTVTATFFRWRGSDLPFVGWTLNGASAGNGRQLTFTVDGPTEVVAHFSKVTSTLAASASPDNAGTLDLSSTGPYPPGSTVTVTASPATGKIFSYWLLDGRRVERRSPAGGEETLDVAMGENSRALVAVFSDIHRLGVQVLPDAEAGTATWEPRRAGYATDDTITVTASPKPGYDFTGWQLDGQPAGSDNPYVLTVRSDHQLTALFVKTPVPVVTHRVTAAAAPADAGVVSLVPDKAAYAQDEKVTASVSPKSGYDFVGWELDGRPAGSNNPYVLTVRNDHRLTALFAKAPVPPVVTHRVTTTAVPASGGTVSLNPAKSTYTKNERATATATPSPGYDFTGWQLDGRPAGRDTPYTLTIHSDHRLTAQFTKRSAPPVVTHRVTATAVPASAGAVSLHPAKARYTRGERVTASVSPKPGYDFAGWKLDGRPAGRSRSLSLTVTRDHRLTASFARHKTVRTYKGRVIARTGLLVRDRPDQGGRVIGKLPTGKIVGITCKVKGQTVDGNPRWYRLTDGTYAWSSARYITNIGTAPHWC is encoded by the coding sequence ATGGCTCAGAACGCGGCGCGACCGCCCGCCGTCCTGCAGCACGAGGCCGTCGCCGAAGACCCCGGAATCCTGGGGTCCCGTCTCCCGGAGTCACGCGGCAGGGCGGCCACGTCCTCGCCGAACCCGTTTCTCCTGCGGTCGGAGCTGCGGAAGATCTCGCGAAAGGCCACCCAGCAGCTGTGCGTTCCCGGGGGCGTGGTGCGGCTCAATCTCTTCAAAGACGCCTCGCTGAAGGCGACACCGTCCACCGTGGAGGTCAGCGACGACGGCACGGCCGTGAGCTGGCGCGGCACGGTGGCGTCGGTGCCGGGTTCCTCCGTGGTGCTCGACGGGCAGAACGTCTGCGGCAGTGGTGCTGAGGAGCCCACTCTCAGCGGGACGGTCTCGGTACCGGGCAAGCTGTACGCCCTGGAGCCGGCCGGCCCCGGCCAGGTGCGGGCAGTCGAGTACAACCCCGGCATGTTCGAGATCGGTGAGGGCGAAACCAGGCTGCGCAGTGGCGCGACGGGCAGGAAGACCCTGCCTGTTCCCACACCGCGCTCCCACAGTACGGCGCGAGCTCCCCGCGAGCGGCCCGGTGCCTTCGCGTCGTCCGCAGCGGCCTGTGCCGCCAAGGATTACCCCGTCATCGACGTGATGGTGGTGTGGTCGCCGAAGGTGACCTCGAACGTGGGCGGTCTCAAGGGTGCCGAGGCTCTGGCCCGGCAGGGCGTCGGCCTGATGAACGAGGCGCTGGCCAACAGCAAGGTCAAGGGACGGATCCGCCTCGTCCACACCCAGGAGATGTCCGCCTACACGGGCGGCGAGGACGATGAATCGGCCCTCAGCGCGCTCGAAAAGCCGAACGACGGCCAGTTGGACGACATCAACGACCTGCGGACCCAGTACGGTGCCGACCTGGTCAGCATGCTGGTAACCGAGGGGTCCGGCGTTGGCAACACGCCCGCCCCGCCGTCGCCGCGGACGGTGAACCGGGCCTTCAGCGCCGTCAACCACACCTACGTCGCCAATCAGACCATGGGCCACGAGATGGGGCACAACCTGGGGGCGATCCACGACTGGGTGACCGACGACAGAGCCAACATGCCGGACCGCCCCTACAACCACGGGTACGCCGCACCCGACAAAGCCTGGCGCACCGTCATGGCCTACCCGGCCATCTGCGACGGCTGCAGCCGAATCCCGTACTTCTCCAACCCCCGCGTCACCCATCCCGACGGCCAGCCGATGGGAGTGGCCGACGGTGACGTGAACGGGCCCGTCAACGCGCGTCCCGCGGACAACGCCCGGCTGCTGGGCGAGACGTTTTCCACCGTCGCCGATTACATGACGACCCGGACTCCTGTCGAGCTGTGCGACGTATCCGTCTCCAGCGCGGACGCCGCGCAAGGAACGGCGTCAACGGCATCCGTCGGCCCCTACGCGCCGGGCACCAGCGTGACGGCGACAGCCACCCCCGTGCAGGGGTTCGTCTTCGTGCGGTGGACGCTCGACGGCAAGCCGTACAGCACGGACCGCAGGACCACGGTCAAGGTGGCGGGCGACCATCAGCTGGTCGCGCACTTCGCCGAGGGAGACACACCCACTTACAGGGTCACCACGCGAGGCGATTCCGCGGACGGCGGCGGTGTCCAGCTGTCCCCGGCCGGTCCCGACTTCCCCGTCGGCACCACCGTGACGGCCACCTTCTTCCGGTGGCGAGGTTCCGACCTCCCGTTCGTCGGCTGGACCCTCAACGGGGCATCCGCAGGAAACGGCAGGCAGCTCACCTTCACCGTGGACGGGCCGACCGAAGTCGTCGCCCATTTCTCCAAGGTCACCTCCACCCTGGCCGCATCCGCGTCCCCCGACAACGCCGGGACCCTCGACCTCAGCAGCACCGGACCGTACCCGCCCGGCAGCACTGTGACTGTCACCGCTTCCCCCGCCACGGGCAAGATCTTCTCGTACTGGCTCCTCGACGGCCGACGGGTAGAACGGCGCTCTCCGGCAGGCGGCGAGGAGACCCTCGACGTCGCCATGGGGGAGAACTCCCGGGCGCTGGTCGCGGTCTTCAGCGACATTCACAGGCTCGGCGTCCAGGTACTGCCCGACGCGGAGGCGGGAACCGCGACCTGGGAGCCACGCAGGGCCGGATACGCCACGGACGACACCATCACGGTGACGGCCTCACCGAAGCCGGGGTACGACTTCACGGGCTGGCAGCTGGATGGTCAGCCTGCAGGTAGCGACAACCCCTACGTCCTCACTGTCCGCAGTGACCATCAGCTGACCGCCCTCTTCGTCAAGACGCCTGTGCCTGTTGTCACTCATCGGGTGACTGCGGCTGCGGCTCCTGCGGATGCGGGCGTTGTATCGCTGGTCCCGGACAAGGCGGCGTATGCGCAGGATGAGAAGGTCACGGCCTCCGTCTCGCCGAAGTCGGGGTACGACTTCGTGGGCTGGGAACTCGACGGCCGGCCCGCCGGCAGCAACAACCCCTACGTCCTCACCGTTCGCAACGACCACCGACTGACCGCCCTTTTCGCCAAGGCTCCCGTGCCCCCCGTCGTCACCCATCGGGTCACCACGACGGCCGTCCCCGCCAGCGGGGGGACGGTGTCCTTGAACCCAGCCAAGTCGACGTACACCAAGAACGAAAGGGCCACCGCCACCGCCACCCCCAGCCCCGGGTACGACTTCACCGGCTGGCAACTCGACGGCCGGCCCGCAGGCCGTGACACCCCCTACACCCTCACCATCCACAGCGACCACCGGCTCACCGCCCAGTTCACCAAGAGGTCCGCGCCTCCCGTCGTCACCCATCGGGTCACTGCGACGGCCGTCCCCGCCAGCGCGGGCGCGGTGTCGCTGCACCCGGCCAAGGCGCGGTACACGAGGGGCGAAAGGGTCACGGCTTCTGTTTCGCCGAAGCCCGGGTACGACTTCGCCGGCTGGAAGCTCGACGGTCGGCCCGCAGGCCGCAGCCGCAGTCTTTCCCTGACAGTGACCCGCGATCACCGTCTGACCGCCTCCTTCGCACGGCACAAGACCGTGAGGACCTACAAGGGCAGGGTCATCGCCCGCACCGGTCTGCTGGTACGCGACCGGCCCGACCAGGGCGGCCGCGTCATCGGCAAACTGCCCACCGGCAAGATCGTCGGCATCACCTGCAAGGTGAAGGGCCAGACTGTCGACGGCAACCCGCGGTGGTACCGGCTCACCGACGGCACCTACGCCTGGTCCTCCGCCCGCTACATCACCAACATCGGGACCGCACCCCACTGGTGCTGA